Proteins encoded within one genomic window of Saccharopolyspora pogona:
- a CDS encoding MoaD/ThiS family protein, which yields MIRVALPAHLRTLAKIVDREIELDLDGRPTQRAVLDALEARYPMLRGTIRDQETQLRRAFIRFFACERDLSHESPDAPLPEEVAAGAEPYLIVGAMAGG from the coding sequence ATGATCAGGGTCGCGCTCCCCGCCCACCTGCGGACGCTCGCCAAGATCGTGGACCGCGAGATCGAGCTGGACCTCGACGGCCGGCCCACGCAGCGCGCGGTACTCGACGCGCTCGAAGCCCGCTATCCGATGCTGCGCGGCACCATCCGCGATCAGGAAACCCAGCTGCGCCGGGCGTTCATCCGCTTCTTCGCCTGCGAGCGGGACCTCTCCCACGAGTCGCCGGACGCCCCGCTGCCGGAAGAGGTGGCGGCGGGCGCGGAGCCGTACCTGATCGTCGGAGCTATGGCGGGCGGCTGA
- a CDS encoding WD40/YVTN/BNR-like repeat-containing protein, with protein MSRVRVLVGTRKGAFILTADGARERWDISGPFFGGWQLYHLKASPADPDRLYASPSLGWFGQLIQRSDDGGQTWEPVGNQFSYDGTPGTHLWYDGTPHPWEFERVWHLEPSPTDPDTVYAGVEDAALFRTTDGGQTWQELRALREHDSASGWQPGAGGMCLHTIIHAPDNPNRLFTAISAAGAFRTDDGGMSWQPINHGLHSEGIPDPDAEVGHCVHRIALHRERPNVLFMQKHWDVMRSDDAGDSWYEISGDLPTDFGFPIDVHAHEPDTVYVVPIKSDEQHYPPEGRLRVYRSRTGGGEWEPLTKGLPQNHCYVNVLRDAMAVDSMDECGIYFGTTGGQVYVSPDAGGSWRPIVRDLPAVLSVEVQTLP; from the coding sequence ATGAGCCGTGTCCGAGTTCTCGTCGGCACCCGCAAGGGCGCGTTCATCCTCACCGCGGACGGCGCCCGCGAGCGGTGGGACATCAGCGGCCCGTTTTTCGGCGGCTGGCAGCTGTACCACCTCAAGGCCTCGCCAGCCGACCCCGACCGGTTGTACGCATCGCCGTCGCTCGGCTGGTTCGGCCAGTTGATCCAGCGCTCCGACGACGGCGGCCAGACCTGGGAACCGGTCGGCAACCAGTTCTCCTACGACGGCACCCCCGGCACGCACCTGTGGTACGACGGCACGCCGCACCCCTGGGAGTTCGAGCGGGTCTGGCACCTCGAGCCGTCGCCGACCGACCCGGACACCGTGTATGCCGGGGTCGAGGACGCCGCGCTGTTCCGCACCACCGACGGCGGCCAGACCTGGCAGGAACTGCGCGCGCTGCGCGAACACGACTCCGCTTCCGGCTGGCAGCCGGGCGCCGGCGGGATGTGCCTGCACACGATCATCCACGCGCCGGACAACCCGAACCGGCTCTTCACCGCCATCTCGGCGGCGGGCGCCTTCCGGACCGACGACGGCGGCATGAGCTGGCAACCGATCAACCACGGGCTCCACTCGGAGGGCATTCCCGACCCGGACGCGGAGGTCGGCCACTGCGTGCACCGCATCGCCCTGCACCGCGAACGCCCGAACGTGCTGTTCATGCAGAAGCACTGGGACGTGATGCGCAGCGACGACGCCGGCGATTCCTGGTACGAGATCAGCGGCGACCTGCCGACCGACTTCGGCTTCCCGATCGACGTGCACGCCCACGAACCGGACACGGTGTACGTCGTGCCGATCAAGAGCGACGAGCAGCACTACCCGCCCGAGGGCAGGCTGCGCGTCTACCGCAGCCGGACCGGCGGCGGCGAGTGGGAGCCGCTGACCAAGGGCCTGCCGCAGAACCACTGCTACGTCAACGTGCTGCGGGACGCGATGGCGGTGGACTCGATGGACGAGTGCGGCATTTACTTTGGCACCACCGGCGGCCAGGTGTACGTGTCGCCCGACGCCGGGGGCAGCTGGCGGCCGATCGTCCGGGACCTGCCGGCGGTGCTGTCCGTCGAGGTGCAGACGCTGCCATGA
- a CDS encoding IS1380 family transposase has protein sequence MRSSHSAARVSAVFDDANLVASAGLVPVMRLAERVGLSELVAEGVRVPGSEGANADAKVGSIVAGMLTGADSIDDLDVIRHGAMPKLFGGIRAPSTVGTFLRALTWGHARQVESAARECLVGMARQTPVLAGAAERTFIDADSTLGRVFGHAKQGAAFGHTKIGGHNVRLRGYHPLLTTLSTPRSAPVVAATRMRGGNAGSARGAASLVTETINLARRCGAGPGRMLFRGDSAFYVGEVVSACRAQGVEVSITVAQYPNVQRAIAGIAEDAWTAIKYPQAVWDEASQSWVSDAEIAETEFTAFASDKAHRVAGRLIVRRVKDKNHADALFPVWRYHACFTTSSQPLVEAEKTHRAHAIIEHVNDDLKHGPLAHIPSGVFSANAAWLTLAALTHNLLRAAGSLTSAFHAKARAATLRRTLINIPARVARRARSITLHLPENWPRQHDWHHLFHTTHAPPETA, from the coding sequence GTGCGATCTTCTCATAGTGCTGCGCGGGTGAGCGCGGTGTTCGACGATGCGAATCTGGTGGCTTCGGCGGGGCTGGTTCCGGTGATGCGGTTGGCCGAACGCGTCGGGTTGTCCGAGCTTGTCGCCGAGGGTGTCCGGGTTCCCGGTTCGGAGGGTGCGAATGCGGATGCGAAGGTGGGCTCGATCGTGGCCGGGATGCTCACCGGCGCCGACAGCATTGATGATCTCGATGTGATCCGGCATGGGGCGATGCCGAAGTTGTTCGGCGGGATCCGGGCACCGTCCACTGTGGGCACGTTTCTGCGTGCTTTGACGTGGGGGCATGCCCGGCAGGTGGAGTCGGCCGCGCGGGAGTGCCTGGTGGGCATGGCCCGGCAGACTCCGGTGCTGGCCGGCGCCGCTGAGAGGACGTTCATCGATGCTGATTCCACCCTGGGCAGGGTGTTCGGCCACGCGAAGCAGGGTGCGGCGTTCGGGCACACCAAGATCGGCGGCCACAATGTGCGGCTGCGGGGTTACCACCCGCTGCTGACCACGCTGTCCACGCCCCGATCGGCGCCGGTGGTTGCCGCCACGAGGATGCGTGGCGGCAACGCCGGCTCGGCGCGGGGTGCGGCGTCGTTGGTCACCGAGACGATCAACCTTGCACGGCGGTGCGGCGCCGGGCCGGGCCGGATGCTGTTTCGCGGTGATTCCGCCTTCTACGTAGGCGAAGTCGTCTCCGCCTGCCGGGCGCAAGGTGTGGAGGTGTCGATCACGGTGGCGCAGTATCCGAACGTGCAGCGCGCGATCGCCGGCATCGCCGAGGACGCGTGGACGGCGATCAAGTATCCCCAGGCCGTCTGGGACGAGGCCAGCCAGTCCTGGGTCAGTGACGCCGAGATCGCGGAAACCGAATTCACCGCCTTCGCCAGCGATAAAGCCCATCGGGTGGCTGGTCGGTTGATCGTGCGCCGGGTCAAAGACAAAAACCACGCTGATGCCCTGTTTCCCGTCTGGCGGTATCACGCCTGCTTCACCACCAGCAGCCAGCCGCTGGTCGAGGCGGAGAAAACCCACCGTGCGCACGCGATCATCGAACATGTCAACGACGACCTCAAACACGGCCCGCTGGCCCACATCCCATCCGGGGTCTTCAGCGCCAACGCCGCCTGGCTGACGCTGGCCGCCCTGACCCACAACCTGCTGCGCGCCGCAGGCAGTCTGACCAGTGCTTTCCACGCCAAAGCCCGCGCCGCGACCCTGCGCCGCACACTGATCAACATCCCGGCACGGGTGGCCCGACGAGCCCGCTCGATCACACTGCACCTCCCGGAAAACTGGCCCCGCCAACACGACTGGCACCACCTGTTCCACACCACCCACGCCCCACCCGAAACAGCCTGA
- a CDS encoding adenosine deaminase: MPESPTADQLRRAPKVLLHDHLDGGLRPETVAELAEQQGYTALPTSDVDGITEWFAAATEAGSLEEYLERFVHTVGVMQTADAISRVAAECAEDLAAEGVVYAEVRYAPELSTQQGLSLDEVVEAILDGFRSGVARAREAGNRIRIGVLLCAMRQEHRAREIAELAVKYRDAGVVGFDIAGPEAGFPPTRSLDAFEYLRRENFHFTIHAGEGFGLPSIWEAVQWCGAARLGHGVRIVDDIEVADDGTAKLGRLASFVRDRRIPLEMCPRSNVHTGTVPSVAEHPIALLRRLNFRVTVNTDNRLMSQTSMTSEFSELVEHFHYALDDLQWFTVNAMKSAFIPFDQRLALINEVIKPGYAALR, translated from the coding sequence GTGCCCGAGTCGCCGACCGCGGACCAGCTCCGCCGCGCCCCGAAGGTGCTGCTGCACGATCACCTCGACGGCGGGCTGCGTCCTGAAACGGTCGCGGAACTGGCGGAGCAGCAGGGTTACACCGCACTACCGACGTCCGATGTGGACGGGATCACCGAGTGGTTCGCCGCCGCCACCGAAGCCGGCTCGCTGGAGGAGTACCTGGAGCGCTTCGTGCACACGGTCGGCGTCATGCAGACCGCGGACGCGATCAGCCGGGTTGCGGCCGAATGCGCCGAAGACCTCGCCGCGGAGGGCGTCGTGTACGCCGAGGTCCGCTACGCGCCGGAGCTGAGCACCCAGCAGGGCCTGTCGCTGGACGAGGTCGTCGAGGCGATCCTCGACGGGTTCCGCAGCGGCGTGGCGCGGGCGCGCGAAGCCGGCAACCGCATCCGCATCGGCGTGCTGCTGTGCGCGATGCGCCAGGAGCACCGCGCGCGGGAGATCGCGGAGCTGGCGGTGAAGTACCGCGACGCCGGCGTGGTCGGCTTCGACATCGCCGGTCCGGAGGCCGGCTTCCCGCCCACCCGCTCGCTGGACGCGTTCGAGTACCTGCGGCGGGAGAACTTCCACTTCACCATCCACGCCGGTGAGGGCTTCGGGCTACCGTCGATCTGGGAAGCCGTCCAGTGGTGCGGCGCGGCCCGGCTGGGCCACGGCGTGCGCATCGTGGACGACATCGAGGTCGCCGACGACGGCACCGCCAAGCTCGGCCGGCTGGCGTCGTTCGTGCGGGACCGCCGCATCCCGCTGGAGATGTGCCCGCGGTCGAACGTGCACACCGGAACCGTTCCGTCGGTCGCCGAGCACCCGATCGCGCTGCTGCGGCGGCTGAACTTCCGGGTCACGGTCAACACCGACAACCGGCTGATGAGCCAGACCTCGATGACCAGCGAGTTCAGCGAGCTCGTCGAGCACTTCCACTACGCGCTCGACGACCTGCAGTGGTTCACGGTGAACGCGATGAAGTCGGCCTTCATCCCGTTCGACCAGCGCCTCGCGCTGATCAACGAGGTGATCAAGCCCGGCTACGCGGCCCTGCGCTAG
- a CDS encoding GntR family transcriptional regulator: MVARRPQRRPVVDLYERIAEAIRQGTYPPGSTLPSEPDLAADLGVSRPALREALILLQEDGVITVRRGVGRTVSDRPAQRGFERLQPVEALLGADRTKVRPLVRDIEQPTDLVMQHLPVPASCEIRFWESVVDVDGVPACLVEEWSVHDEALAAADPALPRALAEAETRPSTMLHVLGSIDPHLPLSGKSTINATVLGRRRGEVFGRSPDTPVVLVTQVVSMERTALIAAKYVLPSGAPSLPVRQSR, encoded by the coding sequence GTGGTGGCCAGACGACCCCAGCGACGACCGGTCGTGGACCTCTACGAGCGGATAGCCGAGGCCATTCGGCAGGGCACCTACCCGCCGGGCTCGACGCTGCCGTCCGAACCCGACCTGGCAGCCGACCTCGGCGTGAGCCGACCGGCGCTGCGGGAGGCGCTGATCCTCCTCCAGGAGGACGGCGTGATCACCGTCCGGCGGGGAGTAGGGCGGACGGTCAGCGACCGCCCGGCCCAGCGCGGCTTCGAACGGTTGCAACCGGTCGAAGCGTTGCTGGGCGCGGACCGCACCAAGGTCCGCCCGCTGGTGCGCGACATCGAGCAGCCGACCGACCTGGTGATGCAGCACCTGCCGGTGCCGGCCAGCTGCGAGATCCGGTTCTGGGAGAGCGTCGTCGACGTCGACGGCGTGCCGGCCTGCCTGGTGGAGGAGTGGAGCGTGCACGACGAGGCGTTGGCCGCCGCCGACCCGGCGCTGCCCCGGGCCCTGGCGGAGGCGGAGACCCGGCCGAGCACGATGCTGCACGTCCTCGGCTCGATCGACCCGCACCTGCCGCTGAGCGGCAAGAGCACGATCAACGCGACCGTGCTCGGGCGGCGCCGCGGGGAGGTCTTCGGCCGCTCGCCGGACACGCCGGTGGTGCTGGTCACCCAGGTCGTCTCGATGGAGCGGACCGCGCTGATCGCCGCCAAGTACGTGCTGCCCAGCGGCGCGCCGAGCCTCCCGGTGCGCCAATCCCGATGA
- a CDS encoding nucleoside hydrolase produces MASKETLIVDCDTGIDDALALLYLLRDPDVDICAVTTVFGNIDADTAASNTLRVLELAGRADVPVAIGARRSWTGNAHFAPYVHGDDGLGNTDLPAPTAAPTSEPAAELIARRARENPGVLHLLAVGPLTNLATALQLDPELPELIKHVTIMGGAVRHPGNATPAAEANISNDPEAARMVLAAGWPVTLVPLDATMTERITQDHQRRLREFGTPITAFAAKILDQYFGFYEQNVFGDRSAACHDPLAAAIAVGDVIPALAPVVSVDVDTGDGPGRGATVADVRGQYRDFPAQDGAHVRVVLETGGNFADLLADRLCDAPAPSRRVA; encoded by the coding sequence ATGGCGTCCAAGGAAACCCTGATCGTCGACTGCGACACCGGAATCGACGACGCACTGGCGCTGCTCTACCTGCTGCGGGATCCGGACGTCGACATCTGCGCGGTGACCACGGTCTTCGGCAACATCGACGCGGACACCGCGGCCAGCAACACGCTGCGGGTGCTCGAACTGGCCGGGCGGGCGGACGTCCCGGTGGCCATCGGGGCCCGCCGCAGCTGGACCGGGAATGCGCACTTCGCGCCGTACGTGCACGGCGACGACGGCCTCGGCAACACGGACCTGCCCGCGCCGACGGCCGCGCCGACCAGCGAGCCCGCCGCCGAACTCATCGCGCGGCGCGCCCGCGAGAACCCCGGCGTGCTGCACCTGCTTGCCGTAGGCCCGCTGACGAACCTGGCCACCGCGCTGCAACTCGACCCCGAGCTGCCCGAGCTGATCAAGCACGTCACGATCATGGGCGGCGCGGTCCGGCATCCGGGCAACGCGACCCCGGCCGCCGAGGCGAACATCAGCAACGACCCGGAGGCGGCCCGGATGGTGCTGGCGGCCGGGTGGCCGGTCACCCTGGTGCCGCTGGACGCGACCATGACCGAACGCATCACCCAGGACCACCAGCGCCGGCTGCGCGAGTTCGGCACCCCGATCACCGCGTTCGCGGCGAAGATCCTGGACCAGTACTTCGGCTTCTACGAGCAGAACGTGTTCGGCGACCGCAGCGCGGCCTGCCACGACCCACTGGCCGCGGCCATCGCGGTCGGCGACGTCATCCCGGCGCTGGCTCCGGTCGTCTCGGTCGACGTGGACACCGGCGACGGGCCGGGCCGCGGCGCGACCGTCGCCGACGTCCGCGGGCAGTACCGGGACTTCCCGGCCCAGGACGGCGCGCACGTGCGCGTGGTGCTGGAAACCGGCGGCAACTTCGCCGACCTGCTCGCCGACCGGTTGTGCGACGCCCCGGCGCCGTCCCGCCGCGTTGCGTGA
- a CDS encoding PfkB family carbohydrate kinase — protein MSRTHDVVVVGSLNIDLTARVHRRPLTGETVQAAALTTSAEGKGANQAVAAARLGARTALVGRVGADAYGETLLAALRADGVDTTQTHRDVEADPVPR, from the coding sequence ATGTCGCGCACCCATGACGTCGTCGTGGTCGGCTCGCTGAACATCGATCTGACCGCACGCGTGCACCGCCGCCCGCTGACGGGCGAAACGGTGCAGGCCGCCGCGTTGACCACCAGCGCGGAAGGCAAGGGCGCCAACCAAGCGGTCGCCGCCGCACGGCTCGGCGCCCGGACGGCGCTGGTGGGTCGGGTCGGTGCGGACGCGTACGGCGAGACGCTGCTGGCGGCCCTGCGCGCCGACGGCGTCGACACCACGCAAACCCATCGCGACGTCGAAGCGGACCCGGTACCGCGTTGA
- a CDS encoding PfkB family carbohydrate kinase, which produces MIIVSETGANTVDAVDTTGAGDAFVATVALCLSQGDLFPPAVRRATRVGACSVQHSGAQASYPVLDRVLSGSGLPD; this is translated from the coding sequence TTGATCATCGTTTCGGAGACCGGAGCGAACACGGTCGATGCGGTCGACACCACCGGAGCGGGTGATGCTTTCGTCGCAACCGTGGCTTTGTGCCTCAGCCAGGGCGATCTGTTTCCCCCTGCCGTGCGTCGGGCGACCCGCGTGGGAGCTTGCAGCGTGCAACACTCCGGTGCGCAAGCTTCCTATCCCGTGCTCGACCGCGTGCTGAGCGGATCCGGGCTGCCGGATTAG
- a CDS encoding HAD family acid phosphatase, whose protein sequence is MSDRKSSALPRIAPSFALFGVLATGCAAAQGAEGAKAGEPPNLTELKESIVDYHESGRWDADIAEADRRGQDYLAKRLEQGVSKPAIVLDIDDTSVTTYEYAKDINFGFDQESSDEYVLARGPVGIAATRDLARFADSHGVAIFFVTGRRESPQMREASLLDLEEEGYPEPDALYLRPTDDHRPSVVPYKSGTRAEIERQGYQIVLSVGDQESDLAGGHAERGVKLPNPMYKLP, encoded by the coding sequence GTGTCCGATCGAAAGTCCTCCGCACTCCCCAGGATTGCCCCGTCCTTCGCCCTGTTCGGAGTGCTCGCTACCGGCTGCGCCGCTGCCCAGGGCGCCGAAGGCGCGAAGGCCGGCGAACCCCCGAACCTGACGGAGCTCAAGGAGTCCATCGTGGACTACCACGAGTCGGGGCGGTGGGACGCCGACATCGCCGAGGCCGACCGGCGCGGCCAGGACTACCTGGCCAAGCGCCTGGAGCAGGGCGTGTCGAAACCGGCGATCGTGCTGGACATCGACGACACCAGCGTGACCACCTACGAGTACGCGAAGGACATCAACTTCGGTTTCGACCAGGAGTCGTCCGATGAGTACGTGCTCGCGCGCGGGCCCGTCGGGATCGCCGCGACGAGGGACCTGGCGCGATTCGCGGACTCCCACGGCGTCGCGATCTTCTTCGTCACCGGCCGGCGGGAGAGCCCGCAGATGCGCGAGGCCAGCCTGCTGGACCTCGAGGAGGAGGGCTACCCCGAGCCCGACGCCCTGTACCTGCGGCCGACGGACGACCACCGGCCGTCGGTGGTGCCGTACAAGAGCGGTACCCGCGCCGAAATCGAGCGGCAGGGCTACCAGATCGTCCTCAGCGTCGGCGACCAGGAGTCCGACCTGGCCGGCGGCCACGCCGAACGCGGCGTGAAGCTGCCCAACCCCATGTACAAACTCCCCTGA
- a CDS encoding MerR family transcriptional regulator, which yields MADVEARLRPIDLARAAGISTQLVRNFADDGILPPTTWTESGHRRFHAGHRQALLTYRALARGFGMDAARGIMLAVHAGDVPQALTLVDAGHASLHEQRGSLRAIGEALEAVAGQAPEALPGPACTSAR from the coding sequence ATGGCTGACGTGGAAGCGCGGCTGCGCCCCATCGACCTGGCCCGGGCCGCCGGGATCTCGACCCAGCTCGTCCGCAACTTCGCGGACGACGGCATCCTGCCGCCGACGACCTGGACCGAATCCGGTCACCGCAGGTTCCACGCCGGGCACCGCCAGGCCCTCCTGACGTACCGGGCGCTCGCCAGGGGGTTCGGCATGGACGCCGCTCGCGGGATCATGCTCGCCGTGCACGCCGGGGACGTTCCGCAGGCGCTGACGCTCGTGGACGCCGGGCATGCCTCGCTGCACGAGCAGCGGGGGAGCCTCCGGGCGATCGGCGAGGCGCTGGAAGCGGTGGCGGGGCAAGCCCCGGAAGCGCTGCCCGGTCCGGCATGCACATCGGCGAGGTAG
- a CDS encoding MerR family transcriptional regulator, translated as MHIGEVATFLGVRTSALRVWESAGLLAPAREPGTKYRMFSPIDVRDARMVKMLRQGRYLLPQIRQVLDGLRQTGSSDELRAAIAQRQAVLTQRARVMLEAAGLLHHYLESEDAAR; from the coding sequence ATGCACATCGGCGAGGTAGCGACCTTCCTCGGCGTGCGCACCTCGGCCCTTCGGGTGTGGGAATCCGCTGGTCTGCTGGCGCCCGCGCGCGAGCCGGGCACCAAGTACCGGATGTTCAGCCCGATCGACGTCCGCGACGCGCGGATGGTCAAGATGCTCCGGCAGGGCAGGTATCTGCTTCCCCAGATCCGGCAGGTGCTCGACGGCCTCCGGCAGACGGGCAGCAGCGACGAGCTCCGCGCGGCCATCGCGCAACGCCAAGCGGTGCTGACCCAGCGGGCGCGAGTCATGCTCGAAGCCGCCGGCCTTCTGCACCACTACCTCGAATCCGAGGACGCGGCCCGGTAG
- a CDS encoding DUF397 domain-containing protein — MTNIQNGMPAQQLPNAVWRKSRHSGAVGNCVELAPLVDGGIAVRNSRYPEGPALVYSRDEIAAFLHGAKDGEFDDLIV, encoded by the coding sequence ATGACGAACATCCAGAACGGTATGCCCGCGCAGCAGCTTCCCAACGCGGTGTGGCGAAAGAGCCGCCACAGTGGAGCGGTGGGCAACTGCGTCGAATTGGCACCGTTGGTCGACGGCGGGATCGCCGTCAGAAACTCGCGTTACCCCGAGGGTCCAGCACTGGTCTACAGCCGGGATGAGATCGCCGCATTCCTGCACGGTGCCAAGGACGGCGAGTTCGACGACCTGATCGTCTGA
- a CDS encoding helix-turn-helix domain-containing protein — MAPDSATGSGPTARRLVLGSQLRRLREASGISREDAGYAIRGSGSKISRLELGRVGFKERDVADLLNLYGVTDESEHESFLDLVRRSNEPGWWHRFNDLMPSWFQDYVGLEESASRIQTYEIQFVPGLLQTEKYARAVAIQGRPEFPADELERRVRLRMQRQKLFTQPKPPRLWAVIDESVLHRPIGSREVLREQIQFLLDATAMSAVTLQILPFELGRSGAEGAFTILRFAEPELPDIVYLEHLCGALYLDKPDEVEVYSKVSHRLAVDAQTPEETRKTLLQVLKHS; from the coding sequence GTGGCCCCGGACAGTGCCACGGGAAGCGGCCCCACCGCCCGCCGTCTCGTGCTGGGCAGCCAGCTGCGCCGACTGCGCGAGGCGAGCGGCATCTCCCGGGAGGACGCCGGATACGCCATCCGCGGCTCCGGATCGAAGATCAGCCGCCTCGAACTGGGCCGGGTCGGTTTCAAGGAGCGCGACGTCGCCGACCTCCTCAACCTGTACGGGGTGACCGACGAGTCGGAGCACGAGTCCTTTCTGGACCTGGTGCGCCGATCGAACGAACCCGGCTGGTGGCACCGCTTCAACGACCTGATGCCGTCGTGGTTCCAGGACTACGTCGGCCTGGAGGAATCGGCCTCCCGCATCCAGACCTACGAGATCCAGTTCGTGCCTGGTCTGCTGCAGACCGAGAAGTACGCCCGCGCGGTCGCCATCCAGGGCCGCCCCGAGTTCCCGGCGGACGAGCTGGAACGGCGCGTCCGGCTGCGCATGCAGCGCCAGAAGCTGTTCACGCAGCCGAAGCCGCCGCGGTTGTGGGCGGTGATCGACGAGTCGGTGCTGCACCGGCCGATCGGCAGCCGGGAAGTGCTGCGCGAGCAGATCCAGTTCCTGCTCGATGCGACCGCGATGTCCGCGGTGACTCTGCAGATCCTGCCGTTCGAGCTCGGCCGGTCCGGTGCGGAGGGCGCGTTCACGATCCTGCGCTTCGCCGAGCCGGAGCTGCCGGACATCGTCTACCTGGAACACCTCTGCGGCGCGCTGTACCTGGACAAGCCGGACGAGGTCGAGGTGTACAGCAAGGTCAGCCACCGGCTCGCGGTAGACGCGCAGACCCCGGAGGAGACCCGCAAGACGCTGCTGCAGGTCCTGAAGCACAGCTGA
- a CDS encoding SAM-dependent methyltransferase gives MTRTGDGRAGGIDPTRPSGARVYDAILGGKDNYAADRVLRDELAEVTPTPGALAKDNRAFLQRVTRYLAGTVGIDQFLDCGSGLPTLENTHEVAQRVNADAIVVYVDNDPTAIVHGRALLVENDSTHFVAADITDPERLLGDRSVARGLDWSRPIGLFLFSTLHHISDEHRPQELMARYIDALPSGSYVALSHFCRPEDAEAFELAGEMERAYLGAMGTGWFRSREEIGGYFGGLDVLEPGLVPVATWWTDGPGEPLNAFRRLLVGGVARKS, from the coding sequence ATGACACGAACCGGAGATGGGCGTGCGGGTGGTATCGACCCCACGCGGCCGAGCGGCGCGCGCGTCTACGACGCGATCCTCGGTGGCAAGGACAACTACGCGGCGGACCGGGTGCTGCGCGACGAGTTGGCCGAGGTCACCCCGACGCCCGGCGCTTTGGCCAAGGACAACCGCGCTTTCCTGCAGCGGGTTACCCGATACCTGGCCGGGACGGTCGGGATCGACCAGTTCCTGGACTGCGGTTCGGGGTTGCCGACGTTGGAGAACACGCACGAGGTGGCGCAGCGGGTCAACGCCGATGCGATCGTCGTCTACGTCGACAACGATCCGACCGCGATCGTGCACGGGCGCGCCCTGCTCGTGGAGAACGACAGCACGCACTTCGTCGCGGCGGACATCACGGATCCGGAGCGGCTGCTCGGAGACCGGTCCGTGGCCAGGGGGTTGGACTGGTCCCGGCCCATCGGGCTGTTCCTGTTCAGCACGCTGCACCACATCTCCGACGAGCACCGGCCGCAGGAACTCATGGCGCGCTACATCGACGCGCTGCCGTCCGGTTCGTACGTGGCGCTCAGCCACTTCTGCAGGCCCGAGGACGCCGAGGCGTTCGAGCTGGCCGGTGAGATGGAGCGGGCCTACTTGGGGGCGATGGGCACCGGCTGGTTCCGGTCCCGCGAGGAGATCGGCGGCTACTTCGGCGGGCTCGACGTGCTCGAGCCGGGCCTGGTGCCGGTGGCGACGTGGTGGACGGACGGGCCCGGCGAGCCGCTGAACGCCTTCCGCCGCCTGCTGGTCGGCGGAGTCGCCCGCAAGTCCTGA
- a CDS encoding response regulator transcription factor yields MAVVLVVEDDPVVRAAMIRDLTSRDWVVRSVGTALASLREVADHSPDVIILDLGLPDLDGGETLKMIRGISDVPTIVATARDDENEIVRLLRAGADDYIVKPFSSEHLNARIEAVLRRARGAQPAQLLEVAGLHIDVDSRVATLGGAELELTRREFDLLTYLAARPGRVVPRRELLAQVWRQSYGDDQTIDVHLSWLRRKLGESAAEPRYLHTVRGVGVKLVAPE; encoded by the coding sequence GTGGCTGTGGTTCTGGTTGTCGAGGACGACCCCGTGGTGCGGGCGGCGATGATCCGCGACCTGACCTCGCGTGATTGGGTGGTTCGCAGCGTCGGGACCGCCCTGGCGTCGTTGCGTGAAGTAGCCGATCATTCACCGGACGTGATCATCCTCGACCTCGGGCTGCCCGACCTCGACGGCGGCGAGACGTTGAAGATGATCCGCGGGATCTCCGACGTGCCGACCATCGTCGCGACCGCTCGCGACGACGAGAACGAGATCGTGCGTCTGCTCCGCGCGGGCGCGGACGACTACATCGTCAAGCCGTTCTCCAGCGAACACCTCAACGCCCGCATCGAAGCGGTGCTGAGGCGGGCCCGCGGCGCGCAGCCGGCGCAGCTGCTGGAGGTCGCCGGGCTGCACATCGACGTCGACAGCCGGGTGGCGACCTTGGGCGGCGCCGAGCTGGAGTTGACCCGGCGCGAGTTCGACCTGCTCACCTACCTCGCGGCCCGGCCGGGCCGGGTGGTGCCGCGCCGCGAGCTGCTCGCGCAGGTGTGGCGGCAGTCCTACGGCGACGACCAGACCATCGACGTCCACCTGTCCTGGCTGCGGCGCAAGCTCGGCGAAAGCGCCGCGGAGCCCCGCTACCTCCACACCGTGCGGGGCGTCGGCGTGAAACTCGTGGCACCGGAATGA